One genomic region from Hoeflea algicola encodes:
- a CDS encoding DsbA family oxidoreductase, with amino-acid sequence MTNQSQPLRIDIVSDVVCPWCVVGYRQLARALEETGTDYEVHWHPFELNTDMPPEGQNLGEHIAEKYGSTREQSQENRERITAIGAEVGFDFNFADDMRMYNTFNVHQLIHWADTQGRGHDLKQALFAAYFTDRRDLSDVAVLADIASETGLDRPEATKVLEDQRHAAEVRAEEEFWVQQGIRGVPAMVFEKKHLVTGAQGVANYTEILKQLASTRA; translated from the coding sequence ATGACCAACCAATCCCAACCCCTGCGCATCGACATCGTGTCGGACGTCGTCTGCCCCTGGTGTGTGGTCGGCTACCGCCAATTGGCTCGCGCGCTTGAAGAGACCGGTACCGACTATGAAGTTCACTGGCATCCGTTTGAGCTCAACACCGACATGCCGCCCGAGGGCCAGAACCTTGGCGAACACATCGCGGAAAAATATGGCAGCACCCGTGAACAATCGCAGGAGAACCGGGAAAGAATCACCGCGATCGGCGCCGAGGTCGGGTTTGACTTCAACTTTGCCGATGACATGCGCATGTACAACACGTTCAACGTCCACCAGCTGATCCATTGGGCCGACACCCAGGGCCGCGGCCATGATTTGAAACAGGCGCTGTTTGCAGCCTATTTCACTGACCGGCGCGACCTGTCCGACGTTGCAGTGCTCGCCGATATCGCTTCAGAAACCGGTCTCGACCGCCCCGAGGCCACCAAGGTGCTTGAGGATCAACGTCATGCGGCCGAAGTCCGCGCCGAGGAAGAATTCTGGGTCCAACAGGGAATTCGTGGCGTGCCGGCCATGGTATTTGAAAAGAAGCATCTCGTCACCGGTGCTCAGGGCGTCGCCAATTACACCGAAATCCTGAAACAGCTTGCCAGCACGCGGGCCTGA
- a CDS encoding haloacid dehalogenase type II, which yields MNQNKPVSTLVFDVNETLLDITTLEPLFDRLFGDPAVLREWFAQLILYSQTMTLSGLYTRFGKLAGGTLKMIGSIHDVDITDDDISELAERIGTMPAHEDAVPALTLPRDAGFRLVTLTNSASAASPTPLERAGLGGFFEHSFSVESVGKFKPAPETYHLVADALKAETSELCLVACHLWDTIGAQAAGWHGALVTRPHNALLPAEEVPVPDLVAPDLTELADQIVRRWKST from the coding sequence ATGAACCAGAACAAGCCCGTTTCAACCCTCGTTTTCGATGTCAACGAGACGCTGCTCGACATCACCACACTGGAGCCGCTGTTTGACCGCCTGTTCGGCGACCCGGCAGTTTTGAGGGAGTGGTTTGCACAACTGATCCTGTACTCCCAGACGATGACACTTTCCGGCCTCTACACCCGGTTTGGCAAGCTCGCAGGCGGCACGCTGAAGATGATCGGCTCAATCCACGATGTCGACATTACCGACGACGACATCAGCGAACTGGCCGAGCGGATCGGCACCATGCCGGCCCATGAAGACGCGGTTCCGGCGCTCACGCTGCCGCGCGATGCGGGTTTCCGGCTTGTGACATTGACGAACTCGGCCAGTGCGGCGTCACCGACACCGCTTGAGCGGGCCGGGCTCGGCGGCTTCTTCGAGCACTCCTTCAGCGTCGAATCAGTCGGTAAATTCAAGCCGGCGCCCGAAACCTATCACCTTGTCGCCGACGCACTGAAAGCCGAAACCTCGGAACTGTGTCTGGTCGCCTGCCATTTGTGGGATACAATAGGTGCACAGGCTGCAGGCTGGCATGGCGCGCTGGTCACCCGCCCGCACAACGCCCTGTTGCCGGCAGAGGAAGTGCCTGTCCCCGACCTTGTCGCGCCGGACCTTACCGAGCTTGCCGACCAGATTGTCCGGCGCTGGAAATCCACCTGA
- a CDS encoding carboxymuconolactone decarboxylase family protein yields MTDFPLHDETTAPDESKPMLAESKKQNGMIPGLHATMAEAPGLLASYRFVHDQFVNSSFSKDELTVVWQTVNVEHACHYCVPAHTGIAKAMKVSDEISDALRNQTALPNAHLEALRSFTLSVVRDRGNVDDAAVQAFLDAGFTKRQVLEVVLGVAQKVMSNYTNHLAQTPIDQPFQKFEWHKAA; encoded by the coding sequence ATGACCGATTTCCCGCTGCACGATGAAACCACCGCCCCTGACGAGAGCAAGCCAATGCTTGCCGAATCAAAAAAACAAAACGGCATGATCCCCGGCCTGCACGCCACCATGGCCGAAGCGCCGGGCCTGCTTGCAAGCTACCGTTTCGTTCACGATCAATTCGTCAATTCGAGCTTTTCCAAGGATGAACTGACGGTGGTCTGGCAGACCGTCAATGTCGAGCATGCCTGCCATTACTGTGTTCCCGCCCATACCGGCATCGCCAAGGCGATGAAGGTCAGCGACGAGATTTCCGATGCGCTGCGCAACCAGACCGCACTGCCGAACGCCCATCTTGAAGCGCTGCGCAGCTTTACCCTCAGCGTTGTTCGCGACCGCGGTAATGTCGATGATGCCGCTGTCCAGGCTTTCCTCGACGCCGGCTTCACCAAGCGCCAGGTTCTCGAAGTGGTTCTTGGGGTCGCCCAAAAGGTGATGTCGAACTACACCAACCACCTAGCGCAAACCCCGATCGACCAGCCGTTCCAGAAGTTCGAGTGGCACAAGGCCGCCTGA
- a CDS encoding TetR/AcrR family transcriptional regulator produces the protein MKRARPYNREVALDAAVNLFWTKGYHATSLKDLEAALQMKPGSIYAAFSSKQALYLEALERYFEKSRNGFRQEIESVASPLDGLSDYLVQLARTRSQEPQGQACMLVRTLLDTTSTDAVIAEKANAYLEQIQTEFAAAFDRAREIGEIATDADSKRLARRYQASINALRIELHRGVDQAEITALAQDMVGELERLRVPPAAVEREALA, from the coding sequence ATGAAACGTGCTCGCCCCTATAATCGTGAGGTTGCGCTAGACGCAGCCGTGAACCTGTTCTGGACGAAGGGCTATCACGCCACCTCGCTCAAGGATCTCGAAGCAGCCCTGCAAATGAAGCCCGGCAGCATCTACGCGGCGTTTTCAAGCAAGCAGGCGCTCTATCTGGAAGCGCTGGAGCGGTACTTCGAGAAGTCGCGGAACGGGTTCAGACAGGAAATCGAGAGCGTCGCTTCCCCGCTTGACGGCTTGTCGGATTATCTGGTGCAACTTGCCCGCACCCGGTCGCAGGAGCCGCAGGGACAGGCCTGCATGCTGGTCCGCACGCTACTCGATACGACATCGACCGATGCAGTGATTGCCGAGAAGGCCAATGCCTACCTCGAACAGATCCAGACCGAATTTGCTGCCGCCTTCGACCGCGCAAGGGAAATTGGCGAGATTGCGACCGACGCCGATAGCAAACGGCTTGCCCGCCGCTACCAGGCAAGCATCAACGCGCTCAGGATCGAATTGCACCGCGGTGTCGACCAGGCCGAAATCACTGCACTGGCGCAAGACATGGTCGGGGAACTGGAACGGCTGCGGGTGCCGCCTGCCGCTGTGGAGCGCGAAGCGCTCGCCTGA
- a CDS encoding diacylglycerol kinase has protein sequence MSPRPDKETGLAHVFAAARYSLGGVRRLWGETAFHHETLAFCVIIGLFIFSGAPLWGHVGAALLYLLTVSIEALNTAVEDITDHVSPDYSDMARHAKDLGSFAVFCLLMANAIWLLFVLATQWLPVGN, from the coding sequence GTGAGCCCGCGTCCGGACAAAGAGACCGGGCTGGCCCATGTGTTCGCCGCCGCGCGCTATTCGCTCGGCGGCGTCAGGCGGCTGTGGGGAGAGACCGCATTTCACCACGAAACGCTGGCCTTCTGCGTCATCATCGGCCTGTTCATATTCTCCGGCGCCCCCCTGTGGGGCCATGTCGGCGCGGCGCTGCTTTATCTGCTGACAGTCTCGATCGAGGCACTCAACACCGCCGTGGAAGACATTACCGACCATGTCTCGCCGGATTATTCCGACATGGCTCGGCACGCCAAGGATCTCGGCTCGTTTGCCGTGTTCTGCCTGCTGATGGCCAACGCTATCTGGCTGCTCTTCGTGCTGGCAACGCAGTGGCTACCCGTCGGCAATTAG
- a CDS encoding glutathione S-transferase, with protein sequence MKLLYAPASPYSSKVRMAAHFAGIDLEPVLTNTGALPAELVDNNPLGKIPTLVTDEGQAVYDSRAIMQFLDRTGGKRLYPRNAAKRTDAEVLEALCDGLCDCLLVIVYERRHRPEEKVHQDWIDMQWAKVTRTLDHLENNLPRITKTPNGGHLALAAATGYLALRFDEQWERGRPKLKRWSAKFASSFPELDALRPKA encoded by the coding sequence ATGAAACTCCTTTACGCCCCCGCCTCCCCCTATTCCTCCAAGGTTCGCATGGCCGCGCATTTTGCCGGCATCGACCTCGAACCGGTGCTGACCAATACCGGCGCCCTGCCCGCCGAACTGGTCGACAACAATCCGCTCGGCAAGATCCCGACGCTGGTCACCGACGAGGGCCAGGCGGTTTATGACAGCCGCGCCATCATGCAGTTTCTCGACCGCACCGGCGGCAAGCGGCTGTATCCACGCAACGCCGCCAAGCGCACCGATGCGGAAGTGCTGGAAGCATTGTGCGACGGCCTCTGCGACTGCCTGCTGGTGATCGTCTATGAGCGCCGGCACCGGCCCGAAGAAAAGGTTCACCAGGACTGGATCGACATGCAGTGGGCAAAGGTGACCCGGACACTTGACCATCTCGAAAACAATCTGCCACGCATCACCAAGACGCCGAATGGCGGTCATCTGGCGCTGGCGGCCGCTACCGGCTACCTGGCACTGCGGTTTGACGAGCAATGGGAGCGCGGGCGGCCGAAGCTGAAGCGCTGGAGCGCCAAATTCGCGTCAAGCTTTCCCGAACTCGACGCCCTGCGTCCCAAGGCGTGA
- a CDS encoding ribonuclease T2 family protein, which translates to MSISAAIRLLVALPLTALLFACSDDSDAAASARKPVAASSSPSADLPLGTGFDFYVLALSWSPAYCLIEGARANRNQCAEDRDLGFVVHGLWPQFEDGYPQYCDSREPERVPSQLGQAYLDLLPSMGLVGQQWRKHGSCSGLGQKDYFEVLRAARQRVAVPAAFALDKLPAKIDAFDAEKSFIAANPGMERDGIAVTCDRGMLREIRICMSSTLEFRSCAKVDRSGCTLDNLSVPEPN; encoded by the coding sequence GTGTCAATTTCAGCAGCAATCCGGCTTCTGGTAGCACTGCCACTGACTGCGCTGCTGTTTGCCTGTTCCGATGATAGCGACGCAGCCGCTTCGGCAAGGAAGCCGGTCGCGGCCTCCTCCTCGCCCAGCGCAGATCTTCCGCTTGGAACCGGTTTTGATTTTTACGTGCTGGCGTTGTCCTGGTCACCTGCCTATTGCCTGATCGAAGGCGCGCGCGCCAATCGGAACCAATGTGCCGAGGACCGCGATCTGGGGTTCGTGGTACATGGGCTGTGGCCGCAATTTGAGGACGGCTACCCGCAATACTGCGATTCGCGCGAGCCTGAACGGGTGCCGTCACAGCTTGGCCAGGCCTATCTCGACTTGCTTCCGTCAATGGGCCTGGTCGGCCAGCAATGGCGCAAACACGGATCTTGCTCCGGGCTTGGCCAGAAGGATTATTTCGAAGTACTGCGGGCGGCGCGGCAACGCGTGGCAGTGCCCGCGGCCTTTGCGCTTGACAAATTACCGGCCAAGATTGATGCGTTCGACGCTGAAAAATCCTTTATTGCTGCCAATCCCGGCATGGAGCGCGATGGAATTGCCGTGACATGCGACCGTGGCATGCTTCGCGAAATCCGAATCTGCATGAGCAGTACCCTTGAATTCCGCAGCTGTGCCAAAGTGGATCGTTCCGGCTGCACGCTCGATAATCTCTCGGTGCCCGAGCCCAATTGA
- a CDS encoding 23S rRNA (adenine(2030)-N(6))-methyltransferase RlmJ produces the protein MNYRHSYHAGNFADVLKHAVLAQIITYLKRKDQAFRVIDTHAGIGVYDLSSVEAQKTGEWREGVGRVMKASLSPDLGAFLAPWLETVTTLNPEGGLRHYPGSPKLARLLMRKKDRLSAIELHPADAEKLRAAFEGDYQVRVIELDGWLALGAHLPPKEKRGLVLVDPPFEEEGEFDRLVDGLARATRRFAGGTYMLWHPIKADSPLKAFDAKLTNLGRPSTLTVRLWIRNNTTAPGLNGSGLVIVNPPYTLEASLRAVLPELAGLLAQGPGGGTEIRMLVGEG, from the coding sequence ATGAATTATCGCCACAGCTACCACGCGGGCAATTTCGCCGATGTGCTCAAGCACGCGGTGTTGGCCCAGATCATCACCTATCTCAAGCGCAAGGATCAGGCGTTCCGCGTGATCGACACCCATGCAGGCATCGGTGTCTACGACCTTTCTTCGGTCGAGGCGCAAAAGACCGGCGAATGGCGCGAAGGCGTCGGCCGGGTGATGAAGGCCAGCCTGTCGCCGGACCTGGGCGCGTTTCTGGCGCCATGGCTTGAGACCGTCACAACGCTCAATCCCGAAGGCGGGCTGCGCCACTACCCCGGCTCGCCCAAACTTGCGCGGCTTCTGATGCGCAAGAAAGACCGGCTTTCGGCAATCGAGCTGCATCCGGCCGACGCGGAAAAGCTCAGAGCGGCGTTTGAGGGCGATTATCAGGTTAGGGTAATCGAACTCGATGGCTGGCTGGCGCTCGGCGCGCATCTGCCTCCCAAGGAAAAACGCGGCCTGGTGCTGGTCGACCCACCGTTCGAGGAAGAAGGCGAATTCGACCGGCTGGTCGATGGGCTGGCGCGGGCGACGCGGCGCTTTGCCGGCGGCACCTACATGTTGTGGCACCCGATCAAGGCCGACAGCCCGCTCAAGGCATTCGACGCCAAGCTCACCAATCTCGGCCGGCCGAGCACGCTGACGGTGCGGCTCTGGATACGCAACAACACCACCGCACCCGGACTTAACGGCAGCGGACTGGTTATCGTCAACCCGCCCTACACGCTGGAAGCTTCACTCAGGGCCGTACTCCCCGAACTAGCTGGCCTGCTGGCCCAGGGGCCAGGTGGCGGTACGGAGATCCGCATGCTGGTGGGCGAAGGTTGA